The DNA window CCAAAGGTCAAAAGACCAATTGGGTCATGCATGAATTTCGTTTAGAAGGCCAGTATTCCGTTTACAATCTTCCCAAAACAGCCAAGGTTGTAGAACAAATCATGTCTCTGTTTTCCTCTGTTTCCTTTTTCTAATGGCTACAATATGATGATGTTACTGTTGTCCTTTCCATGGTTAATTGATTCTTGTTTCCTTTTTGCAGAACGAGTGGGTTATTTGTAGAGTATTCCAAAAGAGTCCCAATGGCAAAAAGGTACATATTTCAGGTTTGCCTCCACTAATGGATCCCTCGCCGCACACCAGCGAAACAAGAACCGTGGTGGGCGCCGGCGAGACGTCAAACGTGACCTGCTTCTCCGATCCAATAGAAGACCGTAAAGCAGTGGAAGAAATGATGGACAGCTTCGACACTTCCCTTGTACCTTGTTCATCATCCTCTGTGAATTCTCTTCAAAAAGCTTCCTACACCACCAACCAAATCAAGTCGAACATGGGAAACTTGCAGTACCCGGATTGTTTTTGGATTCAAGAACCGTCCTTCTTAAAGACATTAATCCAAAGCCAAGGAGGGCGGTCGAAGCAGAATCTGAAACTAGAGTTTTCCCAGGATTCAGCCGTGTCCAACCCTGAAATGATTCAACTTCCTGCATGTTCTGCAGGAGCAATAGACCTGGGTTACTTCTGGGGTTACTAAAATTGAAGATTAAAAACcgaaaaaaggaaaaatcaagggATGTAAATGGATTGAAAGAGTTGGAAGAATATTGTTGTCATGTGTGCATAGATAACATTAGTAGGGGAAGTCAAGAAAATGATTGTGTTGTAAAAGTAGTTAAAAACTCTGTTAAGGTTTTCATTGCCATTTTAGGATTTCGCTCTATTATCTCATGCCATGCCTTTGTTTTATACACAACTATTGTAATTTCTACCATATTTTAATTCCCATTTAATTCTCCAATATGCTCGAAAATGTGAAACaaaaatatattcttttattaaattgagcAACTTAATTTGGATGTGTTGAGAAATGATTTGGAAAATATGAAAACCAAATATCATGTGTTGATGTTGTAGTCTTTTTGGTAGATTAGTTAGCAAGTTCGTAATTGTTTGCAAGGATTATGTCACGTGTTAGGTCACCAACCAGGGGTCATCAATGATTAAGAGCCAATGACAAAgtgatctaaaattttaaaactcttgAATATAAATTATACACAATTAATCCCAAATCTTGTCTTACTTACTTCTCttattatatataatcaaatttgaaCTCGAGCCCAAATTTTAAGTaaaggagatttgatggaataaGTTTAAGTTTTTCTGTTttgacataatgataaatttaatttttaatatttatattttttattttgttaaatttgattctcaatttttaaaaagagttaaattgttatttttaactaaaatattgattaaaatatatgataaccTACATAGTAATCCATGTGTAGTCCATgctattttttttgaatatttttataattttaaattatcatgtgacatataagacaaataatgtCATATCAGCATAAAACACATGTGAACTACCACGCAGATTACCATGCCAACATTGTTAGcaatttaatgttttagtttaCAGTTCCGTTAcaaaaaaacttatttgacttttttttgaaagtttaataattaaatttatctaaaataaataaatacaaaagtcacaaaatatataaaatttgtattacttaaattcaattcaatcctattacaactttatttatttcaatcaaatGAATTACTATCTCTtattaacatctttctgtagttAAGCTTCCTACGCAATAAAAGTGAcccaaaattttaaagaagtccTCCTGAAGTTCATGCATGCAATCTCCAATCTCATAAACTTATTTAGAAAATAGGGTAAGCAATCTCCAAACATAACGAATAGAGCTACAATGGATGAATTAACAGTATTTAGTAGGGGGATGGCATGCTGTAAGTCAATTCCAAATCACTACACTTTGAACTCTTGTTAGGTATTCAATGTACCTAAACTTGTAAAGGAGACATACCAAATtctcccccccccaaaaaaaaaaaagaagaagaagaagaagaagaagaagaagaagaagaagaagaagaagaagaagaagaaggggcCTACATTTGGATAAATTTTAGTAACAGAGAACTACCCAAATCTGCATATTCATTCACCTATTTTTATCCACATTCGAGTTAGTATAGATACAAAAACATACTTATTATTTTCTCTAAATTTCATCATATATTTGGAGAGGTATGCttttagaaaaatgaaaatgttaaCGGCTCCACCAAAATGAACCAAATATTAGACACATTGACAAAGGGTGTTCAGTGCAGCCACTCACATGGAATTGACTTCATTGTAACCAATTCCCATCCAAACGTTATTGtcattactttttttttcctaGAAAGAGATtgattttcatataatatttccAAGACACCCATATTAAGCGACGGCTATCATGAaaacaagctttttttttttatcaattcatAATAATTGCCATTATTTTCCtcttccatatatatattttctgcAAATATGATAAATCAACTTTGCTTAACGTTTGTTGTAACGAtagttaaaatgaaaataaacagcATAAAAATTAAGAGTGGAAAAGAATTGACAAAACCAATATTTGTTAACGTAGTTCAGACATAATGATCCTACGTCTATTAAGCCTCACCCAACGaataattttattcaacaatCGTCGAAATCACCTATTGACTTAAGTTCAATCTACCCTTACATAAAGAACTAATTGCAACCCCAATACTGACCTTGATTGTCACAAATCACTCACTCAAATATCTTATAATACATTCAATAAACTCTCCAAAGAATACCTAAAAGAGTGTCACAAAATAACCACAAGA is part of the Gossypium hirsutum isolate 1008001.06 chromosome D11, Gossypium_hirsutum_v2.1, whole genome shotgun sequence genome and encodes:
- the LOC107911813 gene encoding NAC domain-containing protein 92-like (The RefSeq protein has 3 substitutions compared to this genomic sequence) — protein: MENVSRFRNEDEQMELPPGFRFHPTDEELITHYLSKKVVDSFFSAIAIGEVDLNKCEPWDLPWRAKMGEKEWYFFCVRDRKYPTGLRTNRATDAGYWKATGKDKEIFKGKSLVGMKKTLVFYKGRAPKGQKTNWVMHEFRLEGQYSVYNLPKTAKNEWVICRVFQKSPNGKKVHISGLPPLMDPSPHTSETRTVVGAGETSNVTCFSDPIEDRKAVEEMMDSFDTSLVPCSSSSVNSLQKASYTTNQIKSNMGNLQYPDCFWIQEPSLLKTLIQSQGGRSKQNLKLEFSQDSTVSNPEMIQLPACSAGAINLGYFWGY